Proteins from one Cicer arietinum cultivar CDC Frontier isolate Library 1 chromosome 3, Cicar.CDCFrontier_v2.0, whole genome shotgun sequence genomic window:
- the LOC101497917 gene encoding uncharacterized protein codes for MEACFLSHSVFTKTKDQLNPIIKAGSLPYSKRSSQQFHSRKVGFPFHVTCCHMSSSSPLDDDKPNLNTDWKTFRAKLVAREQLLKPELLSSMKDPDNHPPLITIGDKWAHIIHEPEKGCLLIATEKLDGVHIFERTVILHLSTGPIGPSGIILNRPSLMSIKETRSTAFDVAGTFSNSPLFFGGPLEEGLFLVSPKEGGGDEGVFEEVMKGLYYGSKESVGCASEMVKRNVVSVGDFRFFDGYCGWEKEQLRDEIKGGYWTVAACSPSVVDLGSVGSVGLWDEVLGLMGKRKVK; via the exons ATGGAAGCTTGTTTTCTCTCTCATAGTGTATTCACCAAAACTAAAGATCAACTCAATCCAATAATCAAAGCTGGATCTCTACCATACTCCAAAAGATCTTCTCAACAATTTCATTCAAGAAAAGTTGGATTTCCATTTCATGTAACAT GTTGCCACATGTCATCATCATCACCGTTGGATGATGACAAACCAAACCTCAATACCGATTGGAAAACTTTCCGTGCAAAATTGGTGGCCCGAGAACAATTGCTAAAGCCCGAGTTGCTTTCTTCAATGAAAGATCCAGACAATCATCCACCACTCATCACAATTGGTGACAAATGGGCCCATATAATCCATGAGCCCGAAAAGGGCTGTTTGTTAATAGCAACTGAAAAGCTTGATGGGGTCCACATTTTTGAACGGACGGTGATCCTTCATTTATCAACAGGCCCAATAGGCCCATCAGGGATAATACTCAATAGACCATCATTGATGTCTATAAAAGAGACAAGATCAACTGCTTTTGATGTGGCTGGCACTTTTTCTAATAGTCCTTTGTTTTTTGGTGGGCCCTTAGAAGAAGGGTTGTTTTTAGTGAGTCCAAAAGAAGGTGGTGGTGATGAGGGGGTGTTTGAGGAAGTTATGAAGGGTTTATATTATGGTTCAAAAGAAAGTGTGGGTTGTGCTTCTGAAATGGTGAAGAGGAATGTGGTTAGTGTTGGtgattttagattttttgaTGGGTATTGTGGTTGGGAGAAAGAACAATTAAGAGATGAAATTAAAGGTGGGTATTGGACTGTGGCTGCTTGTAGTCCAAGTGTTGTTGATTTAGGGAGTGTTGGAAGTGTTGGGCTTTGGGATGAAGTTCTTGGGCTTATGGGCAAAAGGAAGGTCAAGTAA